GCCCAGCGCGGCACCCACAGCGGCAGCGAGCGTGCCATATTGCTGGTCGATCCTGCTCTGCCTGCCGCAACTCTGCGTGCGGTCCCGTACAGCGCCCTTCCTGCTCAGATTCTGACCCTGCGGACCGTGCTGTACGTACCTGCAACTCAGATCGAGGTGCGAGACGAAACCGGTCAGCTGACGCCCCTCCTACACCTCGCGACCTCTGAGCCAGAAACGCCTGCAACAGTGGAACATCAGTACACCGCACAGTTCACTGCAAACACTGCCCCCGGCACCCATACCCTTACCCTACTGGTAGATGGTCAGGTGCGCGCGCAGGCAACATATCAGGTGCTGGGGCGTCCGTGAAAGCGCAAGAGGGGCTTTGCTCAACCCGTGACACTTGAATGGGTGAGCAGCTGTACGGCTTTCTTCACGTCGGAAAACTTGTCAAATGGATCTGCTGCCCCAGGCTCCAGCACGTATTTATCTGAAGACCCGTTGCGCAGTAGCTGAAGGGGCCGGGGGGCGAGGTGAACCGTCGCCCCCCTACCACTTCATTGGATTCAGAGAACCGTCGGTTGGCGGGCTCGCCAGCGGAGGTTAACGAGTCCAGCGACACAGCCCCAGATCACACCATGTTTTGAGGGCTTGTTCCTGAAAAACTCCCTGCAGGCACGGAATTTCTTGACACGGCTGATCGTGTTCTCGGCGGTGATCCGAACCTTTGAGATCAGCCGATTCAGTTCGCGTTGCTCATCGCTCAGTTCGCCCTTTTTAGGGCGCTTGGCGGGCACACTGGTCTCCCACTCGGGATAGACTTTCCCTATGCCGGTGTATCCACGGTCTCCCCACACTCGGACCTGCCTGGGAAGCCGAGTCATCAAATGGGAGTGCCGCAGCGCCTTCATGTCATGGGTGCGACCGCTCGCGGTCGCACCCATACGGACTCCGATTAAAAAGTGCATAATCTGAGCATCAAATACTTCTTTTCTTACGTCAAACTTCAGCATTCTGCTGCTGACTTCTGGAGCATCTTCCGGGCCAGCACCTGCGCCGCCTAACGGCGCAGAGCACAGTTTTTTGCGCTTCTTGCCGAAGGCAAAAGTGAACACGAGCTGTTGGCGTTGACTCAATATTCGGTCTCGGGTGCGCGCAAGGTCTTGCGTCGGTATCACACCCTGGGACTGGACGGTCTGGGAGATGGACGGGCTGACAACCGGGGCGCACCCACGGTCTTGACCGAGGCGGAGCAGCAACAGTTCGCTGCCCGTCTGCGCGAGGATTTTGAACAGGGCATCGTGTGGTCAGGCAAAGACGTACAGACGTGGGTGCTCGAACAGTGTGGCAAGACGGTGTACCTGGGCCGCACCTATGAATTTATGCGGGCAGCGGGGTTCTCCCCGCAAAACCCCGGCCCCGTCACGTGAAAGGTAATGAAACGGTCAAAGCCGACTTCAAAGCAAAGGGCTAACGGAGACGCTCCACAGGGCGGAGCGTCTCCATCCTCGGGT
This genomic window from Deinococcus aerolatus contains:
- a CDS encoding transposase family protein — protein: MLKFDVRKEVFDAQIMHFLIGVRMGATASGRTHDMKALRHSHLMTRLPRQVRVWGDRGYTGIGKVYPEWETSVPAKRPKKGELSDEQRELNRLISKVRITAENTISRVKKFRACREFFRNKPSKHGVIWGCVAGLVNLRWRARQPTVL
- a CDS encoding winged helix-turn-helix domain-containing protein, with amino-acid sequence MTQYSVSGARKVLRRYHTLGLDGLGDGRADNRGAPTVLTEAEQQQFAARLREDFEQGIVWSGKDVQTWVLEQCGKTVYLGRTYEFMRAAGFSPQNPGPVT